TCAAAAATCAGGTGTTTCTGCGTTTCCTCGCTCAGCAGCTTAACATTACACTTCACAGGACGttactttttatattttacaaatCCAAAGGCAAAACTCTTAAAGTCGGCATACATCCAATAAAGAAAAAGGCACGCAGTTGAATTAAATGCCAACGTTTGTAATGAGTCCATCTTGATCTTCACAGCACTTTGTCCTTACCTTCAGATTGCCTTCATTGAACAAATCCTCCGGCACTTTGCAGGCGATCAGGGCGTTCGGTAAATCGGTAAACTGGACATCTACCGTCGCCTCCTCTTCACCGCCATTCTCTGCTTGCTGCATCACGACTTATTATTAATAAAGTGTCCCCTGGAAGCACAAAAACGAAACCATTTTACCAAAGCAGAAATCCCCACACATAAAAAGGCTAACGCCCACCATCTATATCATAGTAGCTGTAGCAGTAAACGCAGTGGCTAATGCAAGGAAACATTGACTGTCATACGTACCAATAAAGCGTGGCTGTTATTTCATGATAATGAGATGTCAAACAGTCCTATCAAGGATGTTTTCGAGCAAACAGCTCACAGAAGTAAAGCGGCTCCTGAGTGTATTAGCTTACAAGCCGGACTAAGCAGGCTAGTAAGCTATGCTAACCAGGAATCTGAAATGAAACCTctaaaaaaggcaaaacacGCAATATTCCGTTAATATCTTTGCTCGGTTAATCAAAGGTGAACCCGGGCGTTTAGCAGAGGGTATTGTCATAGATTAAATCCACACAAAATTCTCTAATACTGACCACAAATAAACCTCCCAAATGGATTTGTTAGCATGGCGCAGCGGATAAAGGAGATGACGTAAATTGAACCGCAGACATGCGTTTCCGGTTGTGGActctttattgtattttaatttaattttaatttttaatggTGTTTTTCGGTGCTTTAACCGGTCTATTCAACTACATTAACAAATACTGACCACTCgtaatatttaaatatttataacAAGTAGTACAATTATCTTCATTATCATCAAAAAGGACGAAGAACTATCACAAAAGTTtacttcttttcttctgttgatATATAAATGTGCCATCTTGCTAATGAAgtaatatttattcatgttttcctgAGTTTCAGTTTCAAAACATTGAGCACTATTTCACTGCGAGTCTAGAGACTGCCCTCTTGTGGCAGGTTCTGCTTATTACAGGTTGAGGAACGTCATGCAGTAGTCCCTGTTATCCAAATCATAGAAGAAAAACGTGCAAGACATGCATGAGacatcatttaaaaactaatCATTTTAAACTAATCATAAATTATGTGTATCTATGTCACCTGTTAAAAATATAAAGACAAATAATTGACAGTATGTTACTGACCATGATGCACTGGTCGGATTAAATGTAACATTTAGGGATCTAAATCAATATTATCCAATCTTGCACAATTTCTTCAAAATTAGTGCAGAAATAGAGGAGAATGCAAAAGTAAAACTGAAGAGTGGGCCTGAAATTTTGAGCTCAcctggcatgtgtgtgtaattgtgtgtgtgcataacaAACTTCAACTCACTTTAACTGGTGCTGGTCCCTGGGTGGCAGAGGGGTTTAAGCTCCTGGTCATGTGGGGATCAGCCTCCATTTAATCcactggaaagagagagagagagagagagagagagagagagagagagcgagaggtgGATTGTATTTATTGATGTCTAACGCTGCTCTGGGTGCAGTGCCGATCTGAGAGCCCCACACAAGTGTAGAGTAAGAAGAGTGCGTGCTTACAAACCATACGTACGCCTGAATAATACATATTGTCTTATGATATTTGGAGGTGAAGTCTCAGAAGTTGGATTTTCTTTCCTTCGCATTTCTGGGAATCCTGCGGGCCTTTTACGATCTGCGAAGCTTCGTAAACATTCACCTTGGTACGGCTGTGGACGGCTGGACTCATCTCAAATCATCCCTCACAAAGCAACTTGGGAGCTATTCCAGGATTTGAGTCCTCTCGTGACCTTTGAAACACTTAATTCCTGCTCCAAGCCTCTCGCCTTGGAACACCAGACACACTGTGAGATCCcttgtgaatattttctggaatattgtttttattttatattttttggagCCTCAGCATCCTCAGAAACGCCTCCTTTTGGACCTAATCAGGAAACTACAACCACTCTGCAACCTTAGTCTTAGAACCTCTAAAATCTGTCTTTACCTGGAACACTAGGCCAACTccacaaaactgacattttacagaacTGCACACTGATCCTGGAAACTTGGGCACCAATTATTCTTCAGTAAGTGTCCCATTATTTCCTAAACTTTTCCCAATGGCTCAGTCAGACCCCTGCCCAAACCCAGACCTGTCAAATGGCGCAATTGTCCACAGCCCACTAGGCATTTGCTCAGACCTGGATacccagagaggaagagaggatgaggagggagaagaagaagatgaggaggtggaACTAGCTGAGGAGGTAGGGGAGGATGTTTTGATCATGGCTGGAGCAGGAGATGGGCAAGCCAAAGGAGAAAGCAGTGAGCACAGtgaaagggaggaggtgaggattATCCAAGTTGGCCTGTTACCAAATGGAGAAAtaagagagggtgagggaggaggtgaaaaaCTGGAGGAAAATTGGGAAGCAGGTGCAgaagtggaggatgaggagcacgaaatgatggatgaacagacaagagagaaagacagtgaaggCAATGGAGGGCAAGAGTtaaaagacatgaagacaatgatTGAAAATCCATGTCATCTTTCGGTATCGATGGAGGGTGAGAAAGGTGAAGAGCAGATATTAGACAGCgatgaagaaaatgacaaagaggTGATGGCATGTTCAGACACAGAGCTCAGGGATGATGAAACCAGTGATGGAGACAATGGGTTACAGGAACATCAGGTAGTGTCCAGTACTGATGATGCAGAGCCTGTtcaggacaaaacacaagtccttACTCCACCCACTGATGGGGAGGCAAGCGTTGAGGAGCCAACAATAGATGTGATCCCTGTTACAACGGGGCTGAATGAACAAGTCAGCAATCAAGGTAATGTGTGCCAAAGCGCAACCATAATCCAAATGGCCAGTCAGACCAACCAGTTAACCAGTGAGAATGAGGAGAAGGACAATTCAGAATCCAGAGGACAGGAAGTTGAGTCCATTGATAATAACACCACACGGCAACAGAGGGATTGCATAGAGGCAAAGGTGGAGGATGAGGGAAATGAGGAGATTGTAAAAGATGCCGTGTCCTCCTGTGATGATGTTCAAGACGTAGAGGGGAAAGCAAATGAGGTGGTAGAGCAACCAGACCCTGCCTTTGTAGCCTCTGAAGAACAGTCGCAGGAAGAGGTAGGGATTGAGGAAACAAGGATGGCAGGGATCAAACAGAaggtgctagaggaaaaggaGGTGCGACAGGTTTGGGTTAATACTCTAACAGTGACGGATGGGGGAGGACAGAGTAGAGAAGAGGAGGGTAAGACAGGTGATAATGTCGTTAGAGAGCCATTGCGTGAGGAAGAGGACACAGAAAGAGGTGATCTAGAAATGCAAGAAGAAGAGACTGTTCAAGTTGAAAACCAGGATAGGGAAGATCTTCCAGAACCGGTACAGGAGTCTGAGGTGGAGGTACATTTAGACAGGCGGCAAGATGTGGATTTGGACCAGGTGGAGGAGGCCTTTGAACTGGAGGAAGAGGGCGAAGTTGAACCTGAAAAGCCAGGAACTGAGGTCACATCAGAGGAGCATGAGcccacagcagaggagggaggtgatCTGCAAGAACATCCTTCGCAGGTCCTCAAAGAAGCAGGGACAGATTGGGGAGAAAAGCTGGAAGAACAGCTAAGAGAAGAAGatgagaagggaggaggagcagaagacgaagcagtggagggagaggtggagatgGCCGAAGAGCCCGTGACTGTTTTAGATGATGAGATCGAGGAGATAGAGGAAAGTCAGAGTACTGAACTtgaagaacaaaagcctgccaCCATTACAGTCCCTTCTGAAGACGCCACGTTCAAGACAAATGATGGAGAGCATCAAGAGCTGCAAGGAGAGAAGGCTGAACTTGGTAAGGACAAcgatgaggagcagagagatgaaaaaacagaaaaggaggagaaggatgagAAGCCAAAAGACGACAACGTAGAGGTCGAGTTGGACATAAATGGAAGAGTTAAAGGACTGAAGCAAGCAATGGAGAATGGGATCCTGAGTCCTGAGACGCAGCCGCTCAGGAAGGAAGAATGGGGGACAGCAAGAGTGTTGTCACCCAGGAGAAAAGATAATGACTGGATTAAAAAAGATCAACCCGAAGAAGAGAGAGCACCAGAAGTGAAAGAGTGGAGGAAAGAACTGAGGCCTGTGAAGAAAGACATCTGGGAATCTGAGAGGGGACGAAAAGACCGGGTGAAGAAGGAAACGTCGGCAGAAGAGAAAAGTCCGCCGAGGAAGGAGGACTGGATAAAGGAGCTGAAGTCGGTGATTAAAGACGAATCCCTGCCCAAAAAGAGGGATGAGCAGGTGAAGAAGAAGCgtgtggtgctgctggaggatGGCCATTCGTATTTCCCCCAGCGGGAGgagatgaatgaaaagagagaggaggtgaaactGATCTCCCATAGGAGGGTGGAGAGCCCTTTGCCCCCTGTGCACAGGAACAACACAACGCCCCAAGACCAGGACTACGAGATCTCACTCTACGTCAAGGTAATGAACCACCTGCACCACCAACACGTCAAATACACTGAGAAAACAAGGGGTCCGCCGCGGTTCCTTGGTCAAAGTAACACACCATGACGGTTTAATGGCTCTAAAGCAGTAAAGTGACCTCATGAACTTTGCAATTAGCAAAGCAATAAAGAGACGATTGTAGTGAGTTTAACCTTTGGCTGCCTTCAAGCCAGCAATGTAATTCACTGCTTTGGCCAATCAAACACCTTTATTTCTGGTTTGCGGTACCTGAAGCAACCAATGCAGTCGCTTATATTTGCTTTTAAACGCAGCTCTATTTTATCTACTGCATCAGCGAAAGCCACTGGAGGCCACATGAGAACCAGCTTGGATTCATAGATGCAGCCTCAAGGCCAAATTTTTTGGGAAATGTTGACTCGGGCCAATTTGGGCAGAGATTTAAAGTGTTCCAATTAGCAGCACATGAAGAGCTCCTGAGCAGCACACTTGGACCAGCTTCGGAGCATCGTTCAGTAGGAGACTGGCATAATTCTGGCAAACGCCAACGCAGGATTTAGGCCACTGTTGAGCCAAGCCATTTTGGCTTCAGGGTTATGGAGCTAAGCCCAGGCAGGCGGTCCTGTGACATGCctgttggaaaagaaaaagtaataGCAACACACAGACCTAAAACCGAGCGAAGCAGCACAATGCTAATCTATTAAAACTGGTGACTTCAGAACTCCAAGGGAAGTCAGACTTCATGCAGACATTTCTAAATCCAACACGACAATGTTTGTGTGAATCTCAGCTTCTTTTGCCTTCTGCACACAAACGTGCTGGTGTGATGTGGCTGTCTTTGGCATGGGCGCTGTCTTTATTGGCACATGGTCTTAATGGAGAGCAAGTGAGAGAGAAACCCCATCTTGATCTGCTTCCCTTATCCCATTAAGACAGTGATATCCTAATCCACCAGGCATGGTAGCCTACATTGCTCCGTGCATGCAACTCTACAggttgtggacaaaataataggaACACACTACACTCTACCATTATGAAAGCTCCAGTAAAGATGCATGTGTCACCTCaacctgcacatgcacacacacacgcacacactggtCAATTTCGCTCCCTGGCTCTGCAGCACATTCCTGACTGAGGCGAGAATAAAAGAGGGCCAGCGGAGAGGTTTAACGCCAAGAAAAAATGCACTAATATCTGAGAGCCgcctcacacatgcacacaacgAGCCTGTTCTCCGTGGGAGCTCACATTCAAACAATGGCTGCCTTTGTCAGGAACTCTGCTGGCAGCACAGACTGAGGTAGATGGAAATATTATGGAAAGGTTCAAGCGTCCTTCTGTGTCGCCGGACTCAGCGGCACACAAGTACTGCATGTACCAATAAATGGGGGGATTTCATGGAGCACTTCTTTCAAAACGACACCATTACAATAagatttttcctctctgtcttcatctcgTATGGCACTCCAGTGGAGCTGGTTTTAGGGCACCGGTGGCTGAATTACAGTGCTATACTGGTGCTGCCAGTAGCATGCAGGGTTAATCTCTACATTCTCACTCTGTAAGCTGATTAGCCTGCTGTTTGGTGCGGAGAGCTCTGGGCACAGTGTTGCtggaaacaacacacactcacctcaaGCTCCATTCTGCACGCACGTTATCTTAAACAGCCTGGAAACAAAACGAACAAAGGTTTGACTGACAAAGGTCTGTTTGGTTTGTCATACATGAGGCTGACATACGGCACCTGTTAGAATCAGCTGATCCGTTGACCCGAGCTGTCCGGCCGACTTAAGGTCCTACTCAGCCTCACCCCCTACTGGGTCCCCCTTCCTGTGGACCTGATGACGTAAACAACCTTtattagacttttttttatcGACCTACTTTCTGTGACTTAAGTCGCTTTTATTGCACTTATTAACTTGATCTTGTTTTCTCTAAAATGGACATACCTTCAGCTTTCTAAGGAGACCAGTGCgctcagttttctgtctttctttagcTCCATAAATGCGTTTGTGAagctttttcttgtctttcttgtcAGTCATTGTTAAGATTTTACTTCATATGGATAAGGGGAAACTTAATTACCAGAAAAACATTGCTTTAAGTGGCCAGTTTGGATCCACTGGGGGGATTTGGACCAGCTACAGGCAACTGTTTCAATAAACTAAAGGTCTACAAGTACTGGTTTAAGCTGCTGCACGTCTGACTGCTCTCTCTGGGGCTTaaatttcagctgtttgctctctc
The sequence above is a segment of the Chaetodon auriga isolate fChaAug3 chromosome 23, fChaAug3.hap1, whole genome shotgun sequence genome. Coding sequences within it:
- the LOC143316157 gene encoding uncharacterized protein LOC143316157 isoform X1, yielding MAQSDPCPNPDLSNGAIVHSPLGICSDLDTQRGREDEEGEEEDEEVELAEEVGEDVLIMAGAGDGQAKGESSEHSEREEVRIIQVGLLPNGEIREGEGGGEKLEENWEAGAEVEDEEHEMMDEQTREKDSEGNGGQELKDMKTMIENPCHLSVSMEGEKGEEQILDSDEENDKEVMACSDTELRDDETSDGDNGLQEHQVVSSTDDAEPVQDKTQVLTPPTDGEASVEEPTIDVIPVTTGLNEQVSNQGNVCQSATIIQMASQTNQLTSENEEKDNSESRGQEVESIDNNTTRQQRDCIEAKVEDEGNEEIVKDAVSSCDDVQDVEGKANEVVEQPDPAFVASEEQSQEEVGIEETRMAGIKQKVLEEKEVRQVWVNTLTVTDGGGQSREEEGKTGDNVVREPLREEEDTERGDLEMQEEETVQVENQDREDLPEPVQESEVEVHLDRRQDVDLDQVEEAFELEEEGEVEPEKPGTEVTSEEHEPTAEEGGDLQEHPSQVLKEAGTDWGEKLEEQLREEDEKGGGAEDEAVEGEVEMAEEPVTVLDDEIEEIEESQSTELEEQKPATITVPSEDATFKTNDGEHQELQGEKAELGKDNDEEQRDEKTEKEEKDEKPKDDNVEVELDINGRVKGLKQAMENGILSPETQPLRKEEWGTARVLSPRRKDNDWIKKDQPEEERAPEVKEWRKELRPVKKDIWESERGRKDRVKKETSAEEKSPPRKEDWIKELKSVIKDESLPKKRDEQVKKKRVVLLEDGHSYFPQREEMNEKREEVKLISHRRVESPLPPVHRNNTTPQDQDYEISLYVKAGSDGESIGNCPFSQRLFMILWLKGVVFNVTTVDLKRKPADLQDLAPGTNPPFVTFNGEVKIDVNKIEEFLEEKLTPPRYPRLAPRHPEANTAGIDVFAKFSAYIKNPRKDTNDALEKALLKSLRRLDDFLRTPLPEEIDADASGDLPESTRSFLDGAELTLADCNLLPKLHILKVVAKKYRGFEIPAEMTGVWRYLNCAYQREEFTSTCPAEREIQFAYLDVAKRIK